GTTGAAGCGCTGCCGCATCCGGTTGGGGTCCGCGCGCGCCAGGTCCAGCGCCGTCCGTATCCCCATGGCCTCCAGCGCCGGGGCGAGGCGCCCGCCCACACCCCATACATCCTCCGCGCGGAGCGTTGCCAGCAGGCCGTCGGGGTCGGCCGCCTCCAGCCAGTTCATCACGCCGCCCCGTTCCGGGTCGCGCTTGGCCAGTTTGTTGCAGACCTTGGCCAGGGTCTTTGACGGGCCGACGCCGACGCTCACCGGGATGCCCGTCCATTGGAGCACCCGCGCGCGCAGTTCCCGCGCCAGCGGGGAAAGGCGCTGCCGGGCGAACCCCGACAGCCCCAGAAAGGCCTCGTCTATGGAGTAGGCCTCCAGCATGGGCACGCCCCGCGCCAGCACCCGCATGACGCGCCGGGACATGTCGGCATAGAGGGCATAGTTGGACGAGCGCACCCGCACCCCGTGCCGCCGGATAAACGGCTCCCACTCGTGATACGGCACGCCCATGGGGATGCCCAGGGCCTTCGCCTCGTTCGAGCGCGCCACGATGCACCCGTCGTTGTTCGACAGGATCACCACCGGGCGGCCGCGCAGGGAGGGGTCGAAGACCCGCTCGCAGGAGGCGTAGAAATTGTTGCAGTCCGCCAGGGCGTATACGGTTCCCCGGCGGTGGGGGGCCTCAGCAGGCGTGGATGGCATAGGTGACCACCCCCCATACCTGAAAATCCTGTTCCGGGCCCACGATGATGGGGCGGAACGCGCGGTTTTCCGGCTCCAGCAGCACCCGCCCCCCGCGCCGCCGCAGGCGCTTCACCGTGAATTCCCCGTCCAGCACGGCCACCACCACATGGCCGTCCCGCGCGTCCAGGGAACGGTCCACCACCAGGATGTCCCCCGAGCGGATATCCGCCCCGGTCATGGAGTCCCCCTTCACCCGGACAAAGAAAGTGGCCTCGGGACGCTTGACCATCAACTCGTTGAGGTCCAGGGAC
The nucleotide sequence above comes from Candidatus Hydrogenedentota bacterium. Encoded proteins:
- a CDS encoding Y-family DNA polymerase, translated to MPSTPAEAPHRRGTVYALADCNNFYASCERVFDPSLRGRPVVILSNNDGCIVARSNEAKALGIPMGVPYHEWEPFIRRHGVRVRSSNYALYADMSRRVMRVLARGVPMLEAYSIDEAFLGLSGFARQRLSPLARELRARVLQWTGIPVSVGVGPSKTLAKVCNKLAKRDPERGGVMNWLEAADPDGLLATLRAEDVWGVGGRLAPALEAMGIRTALDLARADPNRMRQRFNVCVMRTVLELRGSACYPLGESPPDRQTIVCSRTFGSAVTEHRSLREAVAAYTATAAEKLRAQHCLAGGLRVFIMTNPFTPSGDYYANTALRRFPLPTANTPALIGAALGGLAEILRPGLAYKRAGVMLADIAPDRPAQTDLFLGHDPRPGLLMDAMDRVNGEWGRDTLFFAATGIAREWGMRQRRLSPRHTTRWDELPVARA
- the umuD gene encoding translesion error-prone DNA polymerase V autoproteolytic subunit codes for the protein MLVTERWNCVEGLPGGGRPLSAASVEAGFPSPADDYMERSLDLNELMVKRPEATFFVRVKGDSMTGADIRSGDILVVDRSLDARDGHVVVAVLDGEFTVKRLRRRGGRVLLEPENRAFRPIIVGPEQDFQVWGVVTYAIHAC